Proteins from a single region of Strix uralensis isolate ZFMK-TIS-50842 chromosome 12, bStrUra1, whole genome shotgun sequence:
- the LOC141948674 gene encoding metallothionein-2 gives MDPQDCTCAAGDSCSCAGSCKCKNCRCRSCRKSCCSCCPATCSNCAKGCVCKEPASSKCSCCH, from the exons ATGGACCCCCAGGACTGCACGTGTGCTGCCG GTGACTCCTGCTCCTGCGCCGGGTCCTGCAAGTGCAAGAACTGCCGCTGCCGGAGCTGCCGCAAGA gctgctgctcctgctgccctgcgACCTGCAGCAACTGTGCCAAGGGCTGCGTGTGCAAGGAGCCGGCCAGCAGCAAGTGCAGCTGCTGCCACTGA
- the LOC141948675 gene encoding metallothionein-1, which yields MDSQDCPCATGGTCTCGDNCKCKNCKCTSCKKGCCSCCPAGCAKCAQGCVCKGPPSAKCSCCK from the exons ATGGACTCCCAGGACTGCCCTTGTGCCACGG GTGGCACCTGCACCTGCGGGGACAACTGCAAATGCAAAAACTGCAAATGCACATCGTGCAAAAAAG gctgctgctcctgctgcccggCGGGATGTGCCAAGTGCGCACAGGGCTGCGTCTGCAAGGGGCCCCCCTCCGCCAAGTGCAGCTGCTGCAAATAG